One genomic region from Thermoleptolyngbya sichuanensis A183 encodes:
- a CDS encoding LptF/LptG family permease: MDRYIISELLPTFLFGVGAFTSIGVSVDSLFYLVNQVVEKGLPVAKAIEVLLLKFPEFIVYGLPMATLLSTLMTFGRLSSDSELVALRGCGISTQRLMMPALIFCLLITGLMFAFNESIVPAANLRASTTLRAALNQEQVEYRESNILYQEFQQVQQPDGSRESALARIFYSKEFDGKRMRGLTILDFSREGLNQIVSAESAQWNPQQSAWDFENGTIYVVSPDGSFRNIVRFTEQQLALPRSPLDLAQRSKDYGEMNIAESREYLKIIEPAGNIGKIRELRVRIQQKISLPFVCVVFGLVGATLGSQLRRAGRSTGFALSILIIFAYYILYFIFGAIAQAGALPPVLGAWIPNLFGLAAGLLLMIRASR, from the coding sequence ATGGATCGGTACATCATTTCAGAATTGCTGCCAACGTTCCTCTTTGGTGTGGGGGCGTTTACCTCAATTGGGGTATCGGTGGATAGCCTGTTTTATTTGGTGAATCAGGTGGTTGAAAAGGGGCTGCCAGTTGCCAAAGCCATCGAGGTGCTGCTGCTCAAGTTTCCCGAATTCATTGTGTATGGGCTGCCGATGGCGACGCTGCTTTCCACGCTGATGACCTTTGGGCGGCTGTCGAGCGATAGCGAACTGGTGGCGCTGCGAGGCTGTGGCATTAGCACCCAGCGCTTGATGATGCCTGCGCTGATTTTTTGCCTGTTGATCACGGGGCTGATGTTTGCGTTTAATGAGTCGATTGTGCCGGCAGCGAATCTGCGTGCTTCGACAACGCTGCGGGCGGCGCTGAATCAGGAGCAGGTGGAATATCGAGAGAGTAATATTCTCTATCAGGAGTTTCAGCAGGTTCAACAGCCGGATGGCAGTCGCGAAAGCGCCCTGGCGCGGATTTTTTACTCGAAGGAGTTTGACGGCAAGCGGATGCGGGGGCTGACGATTCTCGACTTTTCACGGGAAGGACTCAATCAGATTGTGAGTGCCGAGTCGGCCCAGTGGAATCCGCAGCAAAGCGCTTGGGACTTTGAAAACGGCACAATTTATGTGGTGTCGCCGGATGGCTCGTTTCGGAATATTGTGCGGTTTACAGAGCAGCAGCTTGCCCTGCCGCGATCGCCCCTTGACTTGGCTCAGCGCAGCAAAGACTATGGCGAAATGAACATCGCCGAATCGCGGGAATATTTGAAGATCATCGAGCCAGCGGGCAATATTGGCAAAATTCGCGAACTGAGGGTGCGAATTCAGCAGAAAATCTCGCTGCCGTTTGTCTGCGTCGTCTTCGGGCTGGTGGGGGCAACGCTAGGGTCGCAACTGCGGCGGGCCGGGCGATCGACCGGGTTTGCTCTCAGCATTCTGATTATTTTTGCGTACTATATCCTGTACTTCATTTTTGGGGCGATCGCCCAGGCTGGGGCCCTGCCCCCCGTGCTGGGGGCCTGGATTCCCAACCTGTTTGGACTCGCTGCCGGACTTTTGCTGATGATCCGGGCATCGCGCTAG
- the lptB gene encoding LPS export ABC transporter ATP-binding protein, with amino-acid sequence MKIVLENIHKSYGRRQVVNRVSLSVGQGEVVGLLGPNGAGKTTTFYIATGIERPDQGRVWLDNQEITRLPIQERARMGVGYLAQEPSIFRNLSVRDNILLVFQQTGVPAEEHEARLRGLLKEFRLETVAGTPGNRVSGGERRRTEIARALAAGIHGPQFLLLDEPFAGVDPIAVAEIQEIIATLRDRQIGILITDHNVRETLAITDRAYIMRDGEILASGSTEELYANPLVRQYYLGDSFQP; translated from the coding sequence TTGAAGATTGTCTTAGAGAACATTCATAAATCTTATGGGCGGCGGCAAGTGGTCAATCGCGTCAGCCTTTCGGTTGGGCAAGGCGAAGTGGTGGGGCTGCTAGGGCCAAACGGGGCTGGCAAGACGACCACTTTCTACATTGCAACGGGAATCGAACGCCCGGATCAAGGCCGCGTCTGGCTAGATAATCAGGAAATTACTCGTTTGCCAATTCAGGAACGCGCCAGGATGGGCGTTGGCTACTTGGCCCAAGAGCCAAGCATTTTCCGCAACCTCAGCGTGCGTGACAACATCCTGCTTGTATTTCAACAAACTGGTGTGCCCGCTGAAGAGCATGAGGCTCGGCTCCGTGGGCTACTCAAGGAATTTCGCCTGGAAACCGTTGCAGGGACACCCGGAAACCGCGTATCTGGTGGAGAGCGTCGCCGCACCGAAATCGCCCGCGCCCTGGCCGCAGGCATCCACGGACCCCAGTTTCTTTTATTGGATGAACCGTTTGCAGGCGTTGACCCGATCGCCGTTGCCGAAATTCAGGAGATTATTGCCACCCTGCGCGATCGCCAAATTGGTATCCTCATTACCGACCACAACGTCCGCGAAACCCTCGCCATCACCGACCGCGCCTACATCATGCGCGATGGCGAAATCCTTGCCTCCGGCAGCACCGAAGAACTCTATGCCAATCCCCTTGTGCGGCAGTATTACCTGGGCGATAGCTTTCAGCCCTGA
- a CDS encoding LptA/OstA family protein, producing MWITGLAIALTLPTAAFHAATAQAPPPAGQPLRLEADTTEANAVTGVITARGNVRITYPARQIQATAVQAQYFSRERRIVLSGNVYVLQEGNSLRGEVVTYLVDEGRFLALPDRGQQVEAIYIVPDPNPTTGSNPAAPPAFNPKPEFKLPESPE from the coding sequence ATGTGGATTACTGGGTTGGCGATCGCCCTGACGCTTCCCACCGCCGCCTTCCACGCTGCCACCGCGCAGGCCCCACCCCCGGCTGGCCAGCCCCTCCGTCTCGAAGCAGACACTACCGAAGCCAACGCTGTCACTGGGGTCATCACGGCGCGAGGGAATGTCCGCATCACCTACCCCGCCCGACAGATCCAGGCGACCGCCGTGCAGGCGCAATACTTCAGCCGCGAACGCCGCATCGTCCTCAGCGGCAATGTCTATGTCTTGCAAGAGGGCAACAGCCTGCGTGGCGAGGTGGTCACCTACCTAGTGGACGAAGGACGCTTCCTCGCCCTCCCCGATCGCGGGCAGCAGGTCGAAGCCATCTACATCGTGCCCGACCCCAACCCCACCACGGGCAGCAACCCCGCCGCCCCGCCCGCCTTCAATCCCAAACCAGAATTTAAGCTTCCCGAAAGTCCAGAATAA